A DNA window from Flavisolibacter ginsenosidimutans contains the following coding sequences:
- a CDS encoding peptidylprolyl isomerase, which translates to MKKLLTVFCVLGFFSAPAQTLFTYGKNAVSADEFLRAFQKNNTGAKDEKAMREYLDLYISSRLKVAEAKAKKLDTLPQLKSDLANLRQQILPGYLSDKESLDGLIKEAFAHEQKDLHVAHIFIAFTKNNVTDTVAAAKKRDEVLSALAKGLSFSEAAKQYSDDPSAKNNDGNLGWITAFTLPYELESVVYATPVGKTSAVYMSKAGYHIFKILGERKALGRMKAAQILLAFPPGADEAYKAALKKRSDSLYNRILAGDDFGKLATAFSNDVISAASAGQMQEFGVGEYSPVFETTVFALPKDGAVSKPFLTEHGYHIVKRIKLLPVPAKLNAQASDELRNKIESSDRAAVTKKILAQKILKQAGYKSLLASNNELWAYTDSVLNFTKPSVKLTINPATPVFSLGNRTPTVKDWAEFAQTHRYRANGATKIYPQLWNEFVQAAALQYYEDHMEDYNADFKQQINEFADGNLFFEIMQRQVWTPAQTDSVALLNYYQKHKGNYVWKQSADAVLFYANNAASADEFYKKLKAAPAAWRTTVSNYAEQITSDSGRFELTQIPKGKEELLAAGTVTMPVVNKADNTASFAYVLKLHNGEEPRSFADAKGMVINDYQATLEKAWVAELKKKYPVEINEKEWKKIVNSK; encoded by the coding sequence ATGAAAAAGTTACTAACTGTTTTTTGCGTGCTGGGCTTTTTTTCAGCACCTGCACAAACTTTGTTCACCTACGGCAAGAACGCCGTTTCCGCCGACGAATTTCTTCGCGCCTTTCAAAAAAACAACACCGGTGCAAAGGATGAAAAAGCAATGCGGGAATATCTTGACCTCTACATTTCTTCGCGCCTGAAAGTGGCCGAGGCCAAGGCAAAAAAGCTGGACACGCTGCCGCAGTTAAAAAGCGATTTGGCCAATCTGCGCCAGCAAATTTTACCGGGTTATTTGAGCGACAAGGAAAGCCTTGACGGCCTGATAAAAGAAGCCTTTGCGCACGAGCAGAAAGACCTGCACGTGGCGCACATCTTTATCGCGTTTACAAAGAACAATGTGACCGATACGGTGGCCGCAGCAAAGAAACGCGACGAAGTGTTAAGCGCTCTTGCAAAAGGTTTGTCTTTTTCCGAAGCGGCCAAACAATACTCCGACGATCCGTCGGCGAAAAATAATGACGGTAACCTGGGTTGGATTACTGCTTTCACCTTGCCTTACGAATTGGAGTCGGTAGTTTACGCAACGCCGGTTGGCAAAACCTCGGCTGTTTATATGTCAAAAGCCGGTTATCACATTTTCAAAATACTGGGTGAACGAAAAGCGCTTGGCCGCATGAAGGCTGCGCAAATCTTGTTGGCCTTTCCACCCGGCGCCGATGAAGCCTACAAAGCAGCGTTGAAGAAGAGGTCCGATTCTTTGTACAACCGCATTCTTGCCGGCGATGATTTCGGCAAACTGGCAACCGCGTTTAGTAACGATGTGATTTCCGCTGCTTCAGCCGGGCAAATGCAGGAATTTGGCGTAGGCGAATACAGCCCCGTTTTTGAAACAACCGTTTTTGCCTTGCCAAAAGACGGCGCCGTCAGCAAGCCTTTCTTAACCGAACACGGTTATCACATTGTAAAGCGAATAAAATTGTTGCCCGTGCCCGCGAAATTAAATGCGCAGGCAAGCGATGAATTGCGCAACAAAATTGAAAGCAGCGACCGGGCAGCAGTGACGAAAAAAATTCTTGCGCAAAAAATATTAAAGCAAGCCGGCTACAAAAGCCTGCTTGCATCCAACAACGAATTGTGGGCTTATACCGACAGCGTGTTGAACTTTACAAAGCCTTCTGTAAAGCTGACGATTAATCCTGCAACACCGGTTTTTTCGCTTGGCAACCGAACGCCCACGGTGAAAGATTGGGCTGAGTTTGCGCAAACGCATCGCTACCGTGCAAACGGCGCAACAAAAATATACCCGCAGCTTTGGAACGAATTTGTACAAGCCGCTGCGTTGCAGTATTACGAAGATCACATGGAAGATTACAACGCCGATTTCAAACAGCAGATAAATGAATTTGCCGACGGCAATTTGTTTTTTGAAATCATGCAGCGGCAGGTGTGGACACCGGCGCAAACCGATTCCGTTGCGCTGTTGAATTATTACCAAAAGCACAAAGGCAATTATGTGTGGAAGCAAAGCGCCGATGCCGTTTTGTTTTACGCCAATAACGCCGCCAGTGCTGATGAATTTTACAAGAAACTGAAAGCTGCTCCCGCGGCATGGCGAACAACAGTCAGCAATTACGCCGAGCAGATTACTTCGGATTCGGGCCGCTTTGAATTGACGCAAATCCCAAAAGGTAAAGAAGAGTTGCTGGCCGCGGGCACGGTTACAATGCCTGTTGTCAACAAAGCCGACAATACCGCTTCTTTTGCCTACGTGCTGAAGCTTCATAACGGCGAAGAACCCCGCAGCTTTGCCGATGCCAAAGGAATGGTGATTAATGATTACCAGGCCACGTTGGAAAAGGCTTGGGTGGCGGAATTAAAAAAGAAATATCCCGTAGAAATAAACGAAAAGGAGTGGAAAAAAATAGTGAATAGTAAGTAG
- a CDS encoding outer membrane beta-barrel protein — MRRTLFSAFFFCLALLATAQSDTTGPVKIFRPMQARAKDHFMIQLGGAMWQNKPDSIKTGGFSRTFNMYLMFDFPFKTSPKFSIALGPGLSTDNVFLDKMTANITSTGSTLVFKNATDTTHFKKYKVSTAFLELPVELRFSSNPDNDGKSFKAAVGLRAGTMLAAWTKGKTLQNSAGTTLNEYIEKEKSKKFFNTTRISATARLGYGHFSVFGSYSLTSLLKEGVGPQMNAMSIGLTLSGL; from the coding sequence ATGAGAAGAACTCTTTTCAGCGCTTTTTTCTTTTGCCTGGCTTTGCTCGCAACCGCTCAATCCGATACGACAGGACCCGTGAAAATTTTTCGTCCGATGCAGGCCCGCGCCAAAGATCATTTCATGATTCAGTTGGGCGGCGCCATGTGGCAAAACAAACCGGACTCTATTAAAACGGGCGGCTTTTCCCGCACCTTTAATATGTACCTGATGTTTGATTTCCCGTTTAAGACTTCACCGAAATTCAGCATCGCCCTGGGCCCCGGCCTTTCTACCGACAACGTGTTTTTGGACAAGATGACGGCCAACATTACCAGTACCGGCTCAACCCTTGTGTTTAAGAACGCTACCGACACCACCCATTTTAAAAAATACAAAGTCTCTACCGCCTTTTTGGAATTGCCCGTGGAGTTGCGCTTTTCTTCCAACCCGGACAACGACGGCAAAAGCTTCAAGGCCGCCGTTGGGCTGCGGGCCGGTACCATGCTGGCTGCCTGGACAAAAGGCAAAACCCTGCAAAACAGCGCCGGCACTACACTGAACGAGTATATCGAAAAAGAAAAAAGCAAAAAGTTCTTCAACACCACCCGAATTTCGGCCACGGCCCGCCTGGGTTACGGACACTTCAGCGTTTTTGGTTCGTACTCGTTGACTTCTTTGCTTAAAGAAGGCGTTGGCCCGCAGATGAATGCCATGAGCATTGGTTTGACGCTAAGCGGCCTTTAA
- a CDS encoding TlpA family protein disulfide reductase has product MKKFVAVLFLFYAAALCAQSPAGGYQIKVTLKPFKNQYIYLGHYYGKQLPIIDSVKLNDRSEGVFKGPKKLGGGIYLIGFPDRANRFEFLVGKEQNFSIVADTAHLDKIAFIGSAENSSFKAYQEFMGKNGRTLDELYKKRGGSSVADSLKANKEIDSISKKITAYRTQVMAKEPTGLLTTLLKAMREPEVPSNPEAAKKDSLYAYRYFKKHYWDDVNFWDDRLARTPFFEGRLDKYFEQLVYPASDSVNKEMDWMLGYATASDEMQKFLLLKFVNRYLNMKYMWEDAVFVHLYEKYFAQKNYDWLTDKGRKMITDRAYSLMANIMGSPASEIELPDTTGKNVTLYSLDAPYTLVVIYDPTCGHCKETLPKIDSFYQAKWKGEGMKIFAMAKQTEGVKKDDWFTFIRERGLKGWTHVYYSREAEQARVSANVPSYAQLYDVQSFPTLYLLDKDKRIIAKKVTDKQIDEILDQRIKAGK; this is encoded by the coding sequence ATGAAAAAATTCGTCGCCGTTCTCTTTCTTTTTTACGCGGCAGCCTTGTGCGCACAAAGTCCCGCCGGCGGTTACCAAATTAAAGTAACCCTCAAGCCTTTTAAAAATCAGTACATCTACCTCGGTCACTATTATGGCAAACAGTTGCCCATCATTGATTCGGTAAAACTTAACGACCGCAGCGAAGGCGTTTTCAAAGGCCCAAAAAAATTGGGCGGCGGCATTTATCTCATCGGCTTCCCCGACCGCGCCAACCGCTTCGAGTTTTTGGTAGGCAAGGAGCAGAATTTTTCTATTGTAGCCGATACAGCCCATCTTGATAAAATCGCCTTCATCGGCTCTGCCGAAAATTCTTCCTTCAAAGCTTACCAGGAGTTTATGGGAAAAAACGGCCGCACGCTGGACGAGCTTTACAAAAAACGCGGCGGCTCTTCTGTTGCCGATTCGCTTAAAGCCAATAAGGAGATTGATTCCATCTCGAAAAAAATTACGGCTTACCGTACGCAAGTCATGGCTAAAGAACCAACCGGTTTGCTTACTACTTTGCTCAAAGCCATGCGCGAACCGGAGGTGCCAAGCAATCCCGAAGCGGCGAAAAAAGATTCGCTGTATGCCTATCGTTATTTTAAAAAACATTACTGGGACGACGTGAATTTTTGGGACGACCGCCTGGCCCGCACACCATTTTTTGAAGGCCGTCTGGATAAATATTTCGAGCAATTGGTTTATCCGGCTTCCGATTCGGTGAACAAGGAAATGGACTGGATGCTGGGTTATGCAACGGCTTCGGATGAAATGCAAAAGTTTCTCTTGCTCAAATTTGTAAACCGCTACCTGAACATGAAATACATGTGGGAAGACGCGGTGTTTGTTCATCTCTATGAAAAATATTTTGCGCAGAAAAATTACGACTGGCTTACCGACAAAGGCCGCAAGATGATTACCGACCGGGCTTACAGTTTAATGGCCAACATCATGGGTTCGCCGGCGTCTGAAATAGAATTGCCCGACACCACCGGCAAAAACGTAACGCTTTACAGTTTGGATGCACCGTACACGCTGGTGGTGATTTACGATCCAACCTGCGGCCATTGCAAAGAAACTTTGCCCAAGATTGACAGCTTCTATCAAGCCAAATGGAAAGGCGAAGGCATGAAGATATTTGCCATGGCCAAGCAAACCGAAGGCGTAAAAAAAGACGACTGGTTCACCTTCATTCGCGAACGCGGCCTGAAAGGCTGGACGCACGTTTATTATTCCAGGGAAGCCGAACAGGCAAGGGTTTCGGCCAACGTTCCGTCCTATGCGCAGTTGTACGATGTGCAAAGTTTTCCTACTTTGTACCTGCTTGACAAAGACAAGCGCATCATTGCAAAAAAAGTCACCGACAAGCAGATTGATGAAATCCTGGATCAACGCATTAAAGCGGGTAAGTAG